In Pelmatolapia mariae isolate MD_Pm_ZW linkage group LG2, Pm_UMD_F_2, whole genome shotgun sequence, one DNA window encodes the following:
- the LOC134637794 gene encoding protocadherin beta-16-like — protein MAPVRRLPYTSPGWRSFCGVRRRIRSLLLLLLVVNMVGGQIRYSIPEEMKKGSVIGNVAQDLGLDLKRLRSGRARIVTGENVHYTELQKDKGTLVVNERIDREQLCGDVTPCSFSFEVILENPMELHRITVEVLDINDHAPVFPNKDKPISFEISESAAVGVRFPLQSAEDLDVGQSALQNYILSPNDNFILKQHANPDGGKYVEMVLQKPLDRERHPHFSLKLIAVDGGTPQRSGTVNIDVTVLDANDNDPVFNQSVYKASVLENTKTGTSIITVNATDADSGLNGHITYSLSKMKGSVAEIFTIDENTGTIYVCGEIDYEKYRKYELRVEAKDHGGLTGTSKVIFDVIDVNDNAPIINVMSFSSPLSEDATPGTTIAILNIKDADSERNGQIKCSIDGKLPFKIETSLTNYYNLVSDQHFDRESVSEYNITITATDFGSPPLSSSTKLHLKISDVNDNAPLFDKNSYTAYVTENNSPEFSIFTVSARDSDWNQNARISYILEDTQVSGSPVSTYVSLNSETGVLNAVRTFDYEQIKQFELVIKAQDGGSPPLSSNVTVKIMIQDQNDNPPQVLYPVQTGGSLMAEMVPRSADVGYLVTKVVAVDVDSGQNAWLSYKLQKATDRALFEVGLQNGEIRTIRQVTDKDAVKQRLTVIVEDNGQPSRSATVIVNVAVADSFPEVLSDFTELTHGKEYNDNLTFYLVLALAVVSFLFITCLVVIISVKIYRWRQSRILYHSNLPVIPYYPPRYSDTLGTGTLPHVYNYEVCRTTDSRKSDCKFGRAGSQNVLIMDPSSTGTMQRIQSEKSILDEPDSPLEVSQRIFLYLFSFFV, from the coding sequence ATGGCGCCTGTAAGACGTCTACCTTACACATCACCAGGATGGCGATCATTTTGTGGAGTACGACGTCGCATACGATCGCTTCTGTTGCTGCTTCTTGTGGTTAACATGGTAGGTGGTCAGATTCGGTATTCTATACCTGAGGAGATGAAGAAAGGCTCTGTTATCGGTAATGTGGCGCAGGATCTTGGCTTGGATCTGAAAAGGCTCCGCTCAGGGCGGGCCCGTATCGTGACCGGAGAAAACGTTCACTACACCGAGCTGCAGAAAGACAAAGGGACTCTGGTCGTGAATGAGAGAATAGACCGAGAGCAGCTTTGTGGGGACGTAACGCCGTGTAGTTTCAGCTTTGAAGTGATTTTGGAAAACCCGATGGAACTACACAGAATAACTGTCGAGGTTTTGGATATAAATGATCACGCACCTGTCTTCCCAAACAAAGATAAACCCATCAGTTTTGAAATAAGCGAATCAGCTGCAGTTGGAGTACGTTTCCCTCTGCAGAGCGCGGAGGATCTAGATGTAGGCCAAAGCGCTCTGCAAAATTATATTCTATCCCCAAACGAcaattttatattaaaacaacATGCAAATCCAGATGGTGGTAAATATGTTGAAATGGTGCTCCAGAAACCTTTAGACAGAGAGCGACACCCGCATTTCTCTTTGAAATTAATCGCAGTTGATGGAGGAACACCGCAGAGATCTGGTACAGTAAATATAGATGTGACTGTGTTAGACGCCAACGACAACGATCCAGTTTTTAATCAATCGGTGTACAAAGCATCTGTTttggaaaacacaaaaacagggaCTAGTATCATTACAGTAAATGCCACAGACGCAGACAGTGGATTAAATGGACACATTACATACAGTTTGTCCAAAATGAAAGGAAGTGTAGCAGAAATATTTACGATTGATGAAAACACGGGAACAATCTACGTGTGTGGTGAGATAGATTATGAAAAATACCGAAAATACGAGTTGAGGGTAGAGGCAAAGGATCATGGTGGACTAACTGGGACAAGTAAAGTTATATTTGATGTTATTGATGTTAATGATAATGCTCCTATTATAAATGTAATGTCATTTTCCAGTCCCCTGTCAGAGGATGCAACTCCCGGGACAACTATTGCAATCTTGAATATAAAAGACGCAGATTCTGAGAGAAATGGGCAAATTAAATGTTCGATTGATGGTAAACTTCCCTTTAAAATTGAAACATCTCTGACCAACTATTACAATTTGGTCTCAGATCAGCACTTTGACAGAGAATCCGTCTCAGAATATAACATAACAATTACAGCCACCGATTTTGGGTCTCCCCCTCTGTCTAGTTCAACAAAATTGCATCTAAAAATCTCTGACGTCAACGACAACGCACCATTATTTGATAAAAACAGCTACACTGCTTATGTCACAGAGAATAACTCTCCTGAATTTTCCATATTTACTGTGAGTGCGCGGGACTCTGATTGGAATCAAAACGCTAGGATCTCATATATTTTAGAGGACACACAGGTCAGTGGGAGTCCAGTTTCTACGTATGTGtctttaaactctgaaactgGAGTTCTTAACGCGGTTCGCACCTTTGATTATGAGCAAATCAAACAGTTTGAGTTAGTAATTAAAGCACAAGATGGAGGCTCTCCTCCACTCAGCAGCAACGTGACTGTGAAAATAATGATCCAGGATCAGAACGACAACCCCCCTCAGGTTCTGTACCCAGTCCAGACTGGTGGCTCTCTGATGGCTGAAATGGTGCCTCGTTCAGCAGATGTGGGCTATCTGGTGACTAAAGTGGTGGCTGTTGATGTGGACTCTGGACAGAATGCCTGGCTCTCCTATAAACTGCAGAAAGCCACAGACAGGGCGCTGTTTGAAGTGGGCTTACAGAATGGAGAAATCAGAACTATCCGCCAAGTCACTGATAAAGATGCTGTCAAACAAAGACTGACTGTTATAGTGGAGGACAACGGGCAGCCCTCTCGTTCAGCTACAGTCATTGTTAACGTGGCGGTGGCAGACAGCTTCCCCGAAGTGCTGTCGGATTTCACTGAGTTGACCCACGGCAAGGAGTACAATGACAACCTGACTTTTTACTTAGtcttggctctggctgtggtttCCTTCCTCTTCATCACGTGTTTAGTGGTTATTATATCAGTCAAAATCTACAGGTGGAGACAGTCTCGCATCCTGTATCACTCCAACCTGCCTGTCATTCCATATTATCCACCACGTTACTCAGACACTTTGGGGACAGGGACTCTCCCCCATGTGTACAATTACGAGGTGTGCAGGACGACGGACTCCAGAAAGAGTGACTGTAAGTTCGGCAGAGCTGGTAGTCAGAACGTGCTGATAATGGACCCCAGTTCTACAGGAACGATGCAGCGGATACAGAGTGAAAAGAGCATCTTGGATGAACCAGACTCTCCTCTAGAGGTCAGTCAGAGGATATTTCTATATCTATTCTCGTTCTTTGTTTGA
- the LOC134637799 gene encoding protocadherin beta-16-like, whose amino-acid sequence MATLRCLSCVFQWRSFCGVRRHIGMLLLLLLVVNMVGGQIRYSIPEEMKKGSVIGNVAQDLGLDLKRLRSGRARIVTGENVHYTELQTDKGTLVVNERIDREQLCGDVTPCSFSFEMILENPIELHRITVEVLDINDHAPVFPNKDKPISFEISESAAVGVRFPLQSAQDLDVGQSALQNYILSPNDNFILKQHSNPDGRKYVEMVLQKPLDRERHPHFSLKLIAVDGGTPQRSGTVNIDVTVLDANDNIPVFNQSVYKASVLENTKTGTSIITVNATDADSGSHGHITYSLSEMKESAADIFRINENTGTIYVSGQIDYEKDKKYELRVEAKDHGGLTGISKVIFDVIDVNDNAPIINVMSFSSPLSEDARPGTTIAVLNIKDADSERNGQIKCSIDGKLPFKIETSLTNYYNLVSDQHFDRESVSEYNITITATDFGSPPLSSSTKLHLKISDVNDNAPLFDKNSYTAYITENNSPGFSIFTVSARDSDWNQNARISYLLEDTQVSGSPVSTYVSLNSETGVLNAVRTFDYEQIKHITLEIKAQDGGSPPLSSNVTVKIMIQDQNDNPPQVLYPVQTGGSLVAEMVPRSADVGYLVTKVVAVDVDSGQNAWLSYKLQKATDRALFEVGLQNGEIRTIRQVTDKDAVKQRLTVIVEDNGQPSRSATVIVNVAVADSFPEVLSEFTELTHDKEYNDNLTFYLVLALAVVSFLFITCLVVIISVKIYRWRQSRILYHSNLPVIPYYPPRYSDTLGTGTLPHVYNYEVCRTTDSRKSDCKFGRAGSQNVLIMDPSSTGTMQRIQSEKSILDEPDSPLEVSQRIFLYLFSFFV is encoded by the coding sequence aTGGCGACTTTAAGATGCCTGAGTTGCGTATTCCAATGGCGATCATTTTGTGGAGTGCGACGTCACATAGGAATGCTTCTGTTGCTGCTTCTTGTGGTTAACATGGTAGGTGGTCAGATTCGGTATTCTATACCTGAGGAGATGAAGAAAGGCTCTGTTATCGGTAATGTGGCGCAGGATCTTGGCTTGGATCTGAAAAGGCTCCGCTCAGGGCGGGCCCGTATCGTGACCGGAGAAAACGTTCACTACACCGAGCTGCAGACAGACAAAGGGACTCTGGTCGTGAATGAGAGAATAGATCGAGAGCAGCTTTGTGGGGACGTAACGCCGTGTAGTTTCAGCTTTGAAATGATTTTGGAAAATCCGATTGAACTACATAGAATAACTGTCGAGGTTTTGGATATAAATGATCACGCACCTGTCTTCCCAAACAAAGATAAACCCATCAGTTTTGAAATAAGCGAATCAGCTGCAGTTGGAGTACGTTTCCCTCTGCAGAGCGCGCAGGATCTAGATGTAGGCCAAAGCGCTCTGCAAAATTATATTCTGTCCCCAAACGAcaattttatattaaaacaacATTCAAATCCAGATGGAAGAAAATATGTTGAAATGGTGCTCCAGAAACCTTTAGACAGAGAGCGACACCCGCATTTCTCTTTGAAATTGATCGCAGTTGATGGAGGAACACCGCAGAGATCTGGTACAGTGAATATAGATGTGACTGTGTTAGACGCTAACGACAATATTCCAGTTTTTAATCAATCGGTGTACAAAGCATCTGTTttggaaaacacaaaaacagggaCTAGTATCATTACAGTAAATGCCACAGACGCAGACAGTGGATCACATGGACACATTACATACAGTTTATCCGAAATGAAAGAAAGTGCAGCGGATATCTTTAGAATTAATGAAAACACGGGAACAATTTACGTGTCTGGTCAGATTGACTacgagaaagacaaaaaatacgAGTTAAGGGTAGAGGCAAAGGATCATGGTGGATTAACTGGGATAAGTAAAGTTATATTTGATGTTATTGATGTTAATGATAATGCTCCTATTATAAATGTAATGTCATTTTCTAGTCCCCTGTCAGAGGATGCCCGACCTGGTACAACCATAGCcgttttaaatataaaagacGCAGATTCTGAGAGAAATGGGCAAATTAAATGTTCGATTGATGGTAAACTTCCCTTTAAAATTGAAACATCTCTGACCAACTATTACAATTTGGTCTCAGATCAACACTTTGACAGAGAATCCGTCTCAGAATATAACATAACAATTACAGCCACCGATTTTGGGTCTCCCCCCCTGTCTAGTTCAACAAAATTGCATCTAAAAATCTCTGACGTCAACGACAACGCACCATTATTTGATAAAAACAGCTATACTGCTTATATCACAGAAAATAACTCTCCTGGATTTTCCATATTTACTGTGAGTGCGCGGGACTCTGATTGGAATCAAAACGCTAGGATCTCATATCTTTTAGAGGACACACAGGTCAGTGGGAGTCCAGTTTCTACGTATGTGtctttaaactctgaaactgGAGTTCTTAACGCGGTTCGCACCTTTGATTATGAGCAAATCAAACACATTACGTTAGAGATTAAAGCGCAAGATGGAGGCTCTCCTCCACTCAGTAGCAACGTGACTGTGAAAATAATGATCCAAGACCAGAACGACAACCCCCCTCAGGTTCTGTACCCCGTCCAGACTGGTGGCTCTCTGGTGGCTGAAATGGTGCCTCGTTCAGCAGATGTGGGCTATCTGGTGACTAAAGTGGTGGCTGTTGATGTGGACTCTGGACAGAATGCCTGGCTCTCCTATAAACTGCAGAAAGCCACAGACAGGGCGCTGTTTGAAGTGGGCTTACAGAATGGAGAAATCAGAACTATCCGCCAAGTCACTGATAAAGATGCTGTCAAACAAAGACTGACTGTTATAGTGGAGGACAACGGGCAGCCCTCTCGTTCAGCTACAGTCATTGTTAACGTGGCGGTGGCGGACAGTTTCCCTGAAGTGCTGTCGGAGTTCACTGAGTTGACAcacgacaaggagtacaatGACAACCTGACTTTTTACTTAGTCTTGGCTCTGGCTGTAGTTTCCTTCCTCTTCATCACGTGTTTAGTGGTTATTATATCAGTCAAAATCTACAGGTGGAGACAGTCTCGCATCCTGTATCACTCCAACCTGCCTGTCATTCCATATTATCCACCACGTTACTCAGACACTTTGGGGACAGGGACTCTCCCCCATGTGTACAATTACGAGGTGTGCAGGACGACTGACTCCAGAAAGAGTGACTGTAAGTTCGGCAGAGCTGGTAGTCAGAACGTGCTGATAATGGACCCCAGTTCTACAGGAACGATGCAGCGGATACAGAGTGAAAAGAGCATCCTGGATGAACCAGACTCTCCTCTAGAGGTCAGTCAAAGgatatttctgtatttattctccTTCTTTGTTTGA